TATCGGAAGCTTCAGATATGACCTTAGCTCAGATGGATCAGTCTGCCCGGATCATCATGATTACTGGTAAGGGGAACAAGACTCGAATAGTGCCCTATGGTCGTTATCTTGAAGAACACCTGCAGACCTATCTGACTAGTAGTCGTCCAATCTTGATGGTGCATGCTAAACAAGCGCATGATTATCTCTTAGTGAATAAAAATGGGGATAAATTAACGCAGAGTGGGATCGAATATGCGCTGAAACATCTTGGTCGTAAAGCTGGTTTGACGCAAGAGGTGACGGCACACATGTTCCGGCATACTTTTGCCACCGATTTATTGAACAATGGCGCGGATTTGCGCACGGTCCAACAGCTACTAGGCCATAGCAGTCTCAGTACCACACAAATTTACACGCACGTGACCCGCGAAAATCTACAACAAAGTTACCGCGATTTTTTCCCGCGGGCCTAGCCAGGGGAGCACGTGTCAGGCGGCAATTGATGCCGATGAATGGTCACTAGATGATTGAGAATACCTGTCATTTTTGTTACACTATAGTCAAAGTTGAGAGCGTTTGTGGGGTTTTATCATGTCAGTCATTTTAGAAAATGATTCAATTATCGTCACTGTGAGTGAGCACGGTGCGGAGCTAAAAAGTGTCAAGAGCAAGCGAACTGGGATTGAATATATGTGGCAGGCCGATCCAGAATTCTGGGGCCGGACCGCACCAAACCTATTTCCAGTGGTTGGTCGTTTAAAATCAGATCGGTATACGTACCGTAATAAGACGTATTTCATGACCCAGCACGGATTTGCGCGTGATAACGAATTCGAAGTGGTGTCATCTAAGCCAATGACAGCACGTCTACGCTTAACGGATAGTGAAGATACAGCCGCCATCTATCCGTTTAAGTTTCAATTGGACGTCATTTTTCACCTGACCAGTCAAGATACATTAGGAATTACGTATGCAGTGACTAATGTTGATACGAAAGATATTTTCTTTTCAGTCGGCGGCCATCCTGCGTTTAATATTCCTTTGAATCCAGCAACTGAAAAGTTTGAAGATTACTACTTTAATGTTGAACCACAAAAGATATTTAGTCGTGAGAAGTTAGTTGGACCATACGTTGATTTTAGCCAAGAGACAACGCATGATACGCATATCCCAACCCGTTTATCGCGGGATGATTATCAGGATGATGCCATTATCTTGCGGTTGGACGGTGAACCCACGGCGATTGTTTTAGCCAAGGTTAATGAGTCGCATGGGGTGACAATGCATATCGCAGATGCTAAGTTTGTTGGTATTTGGACCAAGTATAATAAAGAAGCCCCCTTCTTAGCCATTGAGCCTTGGTGGGGAATTGCTGATACAGTCGATGCTGATGGTAATATTGCCCATAAGTTTGGGATTAATCAATTAGCGCCAGCTCAGACCTTTACCGGATCATACTCAATGTCATTCTTCTAAAGCAACAAAAAAATACGGATTCACGGCGTCGTTTCGCCGTGAATCCGTATTTTTTATTTGCGCTTATGCTGTGACCAATAAACCAGGCCAAAGGGCACTAAGCTTTCCTTGCCGCGCCGGATACGTTTGATATTCCCGCGATGCCGGTAGACCACAAAGATGGTCAAAATTAGCGCGAGGCCAAACAAGAACCAATCCCCCATAAAGAGCGTCAAAATGGTGACCAAGATGAAGCCAAAGATCGAAGCGACTGACACCATACTCGTCAAAAAGATGAGTGTCAAAAAGATTAATAACGCTTCTAGGGATAGCACGGGGGCATAGGCAATCAACATGCCAAATGACGTCGCCACCGCTTTACCACCACGAAAGCCAATCCAAATCGAGAAGGTGTGCCCAATGATCCCGGCCAAGCCGAAAATCAATAACCACCAGTGGACAGGGAGTGGCCCCCAGATAACCCCCATCAACGTGGCGGCAGTTCCTTTGAGTGAGTCTAAGACAAAGGTCAAGAACCCGGCCGTTGGTCCCAATACCCGGAAGGTGTTGGTGGTGCCGATATTACCCGAACCTTCAATCAAGAGGTTTTTATGATAAAAAACGCGGCCTAAGACATAACCAAACGGAATTGACCCTAATAAGTAGGCAAACACAAAACTAAGAATAAAATGTAGAGTAGACATCGCGTCTAATTCCTCCAATAAATAAATGCAAGATTGATTGATAAACAATCGACTATCATTGTAGCAAATTTACTAGCGCTTGTATCAATCTATCATCAATTGTTAGGGACTTCTAATGAAATAGCGGTTGCGCCAGTTAAGTTTAGTGCGGTATATTGGTAGTTGGATTGTTTTGCTATTAGTCATTGCGTTGCCCAGTGCCAACCAAAAAGGACACGAGCCAGCCAATGACTGGAGAGTACAGCTTATTACTATTTAATAAGATTATAGAATTTACTTGTCAGATCAGAAAATGATGACTGATCGCAGAAGAGGAGTGCAACATGGCAGAAAAAGAGACTTATTCAGACGACTCGATTACAGTCTTGGAAGGACTTGAAGCCGTTCGCAAGCGTCCCGGTATGTACATCGGATCTACTGATGGCCGTGGCTTGCATCACTTAGTTTATGAAATTTTTGACAACGCGGTCGACGAAGCCTTGGCCGGTTACGGTAGCGAAATCAACGTGACCATTCATCAAGATAATGCCATCACTGTGGTTGACTACGGCCGTGGTATGCCGGTGGGGATGCATGCCTCTGGTAAGCCAACTCCTGAAGTTATTTTGACGGTGTTACACGCTGGTGGTAAGTTCGGTCAAGGTGGTTACAAAACCTCTGGTGGTTTGCACGGGGTGGGTTCATCAGTGGTGAACGCCCTGTCATCCAGTCTTACGGTCACGATTGTACGTGATGGCATGAAGTACCAAGAACACTTCATCAATGGTGGTCACCCGGATGGGACCTTAAATAAACTCGGTAAGACGAAAGAAGGTAATGGGACGACGGTGACCTTTAAACCCGACCCAAGCATTTTTTCAACGACGGTTTATAATTATGACATCTTAGCTGAACGGTTACGTGAATCGGCTTTCTTATTAAGTGATGTTAAGGTCACCTTGACTGACGAGCGTTTGGGTCAAGAACGGCATGAAGAATATCACTACCCCGAGGGTATTAAAGCATTTGTCAATTACCTGAATGAAGATAAAGACACGTTGGGGGGCGTCATGTACTTTGATGGCACGGCCCAAGGTGTCGAGGTTGAAGTAGCCGCCCAATACAACGATGGTTATTCAGAAACTATGATGTCATTCGTTAATAATGTGCGCACACCCGGTGGTGGGACGCATGAGGCAGGGTTCCGTTCGGCTTGGACCAAGGCCTACAATGAGTACGCGCGTAAGGTTGGTCTGTTAAAAGAAAAAGACAAGAACTTGGAAGGCTCGGATGTACGTGAAGGGCTATCAGTGGTGGTGTCTTTGCGTGTGCCGGAAGAACTGCTACAATTCGAAGGCCAAACCAAGGACAAATTAGGGACCTCAGAAGCACGTTCGATCGTTGATCAAGTGGTTTCTGAGCAATTAGGTTTCTACTTGATGGAGAATGGTGAATTCTCACAAGGCTTGATTCGCAAGGCGCTCCGTGCCCGTGAAGCACGTGAGGCTGCGCGGAAAGCCCGTGAAGATGCACGTACTGGTAAAAAAGGTAAGAAAACCGAGCGGGTGTTGTCAGGTAAGTTGACCCCCGCCCAATCAAAGAATGCGGCCCAAAATGAGCTGTTCTTAGTCGA
This is a stretch of genomic DNA from Weissella soli. It encodes these proteins:
- a CDS encoding aldose 1-epimerase family protein, whose protein sequence is MSVILENDSIIVTVSEHGAELKSVKSKRTGIEYMWQADPEFWGRTAPNLFPVVGRLKSDRYTYRNKTYFMTQHGFARDNEFEVVSSKPMTARLRLTDSEDTAAIYPFKFQLDVIFHLTSQDTLGITYAVTNVDTKDIFFSVGGHPAFNIPLNPATEKFEDYYFNVEPQKIFSREKLVGPYVDFSQETTHDTHIPTRLSRDDYQDDAIILRLDGEPTAIVLAKVNESHGVTMHIADAKFVGIWTKYNKEAPFLAIEPWWGIADTVDADGNIAHKFGINQLAPAQTFTGSYSMSFF
- the parE gene encoding DNA topoisomerase IV subunit B, giving the protein MAEKETYSDDSITVLEGLEAVRKRPGMYIGSTDGRGLHHLVYEIFDNAVDEALAGYGSEINVTIHQDNAITVVDYGRGMPVGMHASGKPTPEVILTVLHAGGKFGQGGYKTSGGLHGVGSSVVNALSSSLTVTIVRDGMKYQEHFINGGHPDGTLNKLGKTKEGNGTTVTFKPDPSIFSTTVYNYDILAERLRESAFLLSDVKVTLTDERLGQERHEEYHYPEGIKAFVNYLNEDKDTLGGVMYFDGTAQGVEVEVAAQYNDGYSETMMSFVNNVRTPGGGTHEAGFRSAWTKAYNEYARKVGLLKEKDKNLEGSDVREGLSVVVSLRVPEELLQFEGQTKDKLGTSEARSIVDQVVSEQLGFYLMENGEFSQGLIRKALRAREAREAARKAREDARTGKKGKKTERVLSGKLTPAQSKNAAQNELFLVEGDSAGGSAKQGRDRKFQAILPLRGKVLNTEKAKLADIMKNEEIATIIYTIGAGVGSEFNVADANYDKIIIMTDADDDGAHIQTLLLTFFYKYMRPMIDAGKIYIALPPLYMLRKGTNKKEIVYAWTNEQLAEKEKTIGRGYTLQRFKGLGEMNADQLWDTTMDPAKRTLIRVTIDDAVTAERRVTTLMGDKVEPRRKWIEANVAFTLAEGDSLLDSATATQEAAEDDFVAPEIQTWTDGDGEEVN
- a CDS encoding tyrosine-type recombinase/integrase, with translation MTTDYPQLFHDYLRVERQYSLQTVRAYDSDMREFIKFLADSRHTSDLLQVDYLDVRVFLSYLYEKNDQPRTIGRKVSSLRAFYDFLVRNDFRASNPFAGVQLRRSGHHLPRFFYEKEMTALFETAAQDDSPLGLRNQLLLELLYDTGARVSEASDMTLAQMDQSARIIMITGKGNKTRIVPYGRYLEEHLQTYLTSSRPILMVHAKQAHDYLLVNKNGDKLTQSGIEYALKHLGRKAGLTQEVTAHMFRHTFATDLLNNGADLRTVQQLLGHSSLSTTQIYTHVTRENLQQSYRDFFPRA
- the plsY gene encoding glycerol-3-phosphate 1-O-acyltransferase PlsY, whose product is MSTLHFILSFVFAYLLGSIPFGYVLGRVFYHKNLLIEGSGNIGTTNTFRVLGPTAGFLTFVLDSLKGTAATLMGVIWGPLPVHWWLLIFGLAGIIGHTFSIWIGFRGGKAVATSFGMLIAYAPVLSLEALLIFLTLIFLTSMVSVASIFGFILVTILTLFMGDWFLFGLALILTIFVVYRHRGNIKRIRRGKESLVPFGLVYWSQHKRK